From Brassica napus cultivar Da-Ae unplaced genomic scaffold, Da-Ae ScsIHWf_2430;HRSCAF=3139, whole genome shotgun sequence:
GAGGAAACCTAGCGTTGATCGCAAGTCAGAAAAGAGGAAATGAAGTTAGAGTGATTAGAGGTATAGTAGATCCGCGCGATGAAAAAAGGAAAGTATATATCTACGATGGTCTCTATGTGGTAACCTATTATTGGATAGAGAAAGGGACCACCGGCTTTGATGAATTCAAGTTTAATCTTGTGAGACAACAAGACCAGCCTTCTGGTTTCGCCACGTGGAAGTTAGCTGAAGAATTGATGAAGTGTGGTTCGAGTAATTTGTTGAGGAAGGGTTTTGTGTTTGGAGATATTTCTCTTGGATTGGAGGCGTTACCAGTTCCGATCGTGAACGAGGTCGATGAGAACGACAAGGAGTGGCCTCTAGACTTCAACTACAGAGTCTCTTCGAAAAATTTAAGCATGATGATAGTTCCAAACCATCAATCTACTGGATGCAACAACACTTGTAAAGGTGGTCAGTCATGTGGAGATCCGACATGTTCTTGTATTCAAAGAAACGGCGGCGACTTACCGTATGATAACCACATTTTACTATATCGCAAACCGATGATCTACGAATGCAGCGACCTTTGTGCTTGCCCCGAGGACTGCAAGAGCAGGCTAACTCAAAGCGGTTTGAAACTCCGGTTGGAAGTGTTTAAGACGAAGAGCTGTGGTTGGGGGTTGCGTTCGTGGGAGCCCATACGAGCCGGGACTTTTATCTGCGAGTTGGTTGGCACAGCTAAGGGAAGAGATGAGATTGAAGAAGACGACGAGTACATCTTCGACACCTCTCGAGTTTACAAAACGTTTAGGTGGAACTACGAACCGGAACTTGTGGGTGAAGACTGTTGGGAAGAAGTCTCTGAAGTTTATAAACTTCGGTCGGAAATCTTGGTTAGTGCGAGAGCGTTTGGTAACGTTAGTCGGTTCATGAACCATAGCTGCTTGGCTAATGTTATGTGGCAGCCTGTTGAGTATGAAACGGATGGCCAACCTTTGGTTAATATTGTCTTTTTTGCAAAGAGACATATATCTCCGTTGACAGAGTTGAGATACGATTATGGAATGTCTTATGATACTGGAGAGATCGATGAAGGTGGAAGCAAGGTTTTTACAGGTAAAAGGGCTTGCTTGTGTGGTTCGGAAAATTGTCGTGGTTCTTTTGAGTGAGGttgaacatttttattattactgTTGTTGTCTTTTCTTTTCTGTTGTTTTGATTATTGTGGTCTTGTGTTTCCTTTTAATCATTcagaataaaaaacttatttaagtttttaatcATATTGTATGTTATTTCATTATTAGTTAGATTTGTATCATAAGAAATCCAATTCATGTTTAAGTTAAGCCAATTAATATAAGTCATTTCTAGTCTTTTATTCTTCAAGTTTTGAGATTGAAAAGATAAATAAGACttgataaaaagataaataagaaaagaagATCCTTTTATAAAAATAGACTTGATACAAaagacaaaataagaaaaaaataatatttttttcagaaacatattatttttataaaaaagaagtttattgaaattgtaattttctcaaaaagtaaatttgatgtttgtgttatcattttatatatgtagtgctatttgttttgataatattttgtctAAGCATTTATCACTAagattagaataaaaaaagagatttaGTAGTTGTTTTAGTCTTAGATATGATTCACGATAGTTCTTTTGAGTGAGGTtgaatttcttcttcttattgttgttgtctttttcttttttgttgctgttttgattattatggtcttgtgttttcttttaatcattaagaataaaaaaacttatttaagtttttaatcATATTGTTTACTTACGTTATTTCATTATCAGTTAGATTTGTATCAT
This genomic window contains:
- the LOC106351385 gene encoding histone-lysine N-methyltransferase, H3 lysine-9 specific SUVH7-like, which codes for MDESTPIEATPFSYLIPSFADDDDNLMENITSPTFQGVTPLQTVDDETPYTTPPANEENYNTPPSQPLLLATPLSSASPSDESNTAPVDPNMGPIKRGRGRPKGSKNSKPSKKKMETSHDPNNEVVVSGHNDETHNTSFSPHPPLVATDLQAIVPYDDSNHDSLADDDAAPSSDPLKRGRGRPKGSKSAKTPVKKLKPHNPDEKMVIFCPSFDSMITEEVKENGNEELVDSVRMRFNAVCRHLGHVSCEKAVVTTAFSRFTNLGVRTNKKKRIGPVPGVQPGDIFYFWGEMCLVGLHTQMPAGIDYLLAKDGAAEGLTTSVITSVGHYNDKTDELHFLVYTGQGGTCKDGKPRDQELTRGNLALIASQKRGNEVRVIRGIVDPRDEKRKVYIYDGLYVVTYYWIEKGTTGFDEFKFNLVRQQDQPSGFATWKLAEELMKCGSSNLLRKGFVFGDISLGLEALPVPIVNEVDENDKEWPLDFNYRVSSKNLSMMIVPNHQSTGCNNTCKGGQSCGDPTCSCIQRNGGDLPYDNHILLYRKPMIYECSDLCACPEDCKSRLTQSGLKLRLEVFKTKSCGWGLRSWEPIRAGTFICELVGTAKGRDEIEEDDEYIFDTSRVYKTFRWNYEPELVGEDCWEEVSEVYKLRSEILVSARAFGNVSRFMNHSCLANVMWQPVEYETDGQPLVNIVFFAKRHISPLTELRYDYGMSYDTGEIDEGGSKVFTGKRACLCGSENCRGSFE